The Arabidopsis thaliana chromosome 5, partial sequence genomic interval CTTGAGGAACAACTTCAAAGCCTTGCGAGTAACAAGGCAGAGATGTCAtatgagaaagagaggtttGATAGACTTCAAAAGCAAGTGGAGGATGAGAACCAAGAGATACTCCGGTTACAAAATGAGCTTGAAGTTGAAAGGAACGCTTTATCCATTGCCAGGTATAGAATATAGTATCTTGAaagttcttctttctttcccaAGCAAGATCAAATGAGCATGAATAGATCTTACACAGTGAGATAGAGGCAAAACATTTCTTAATTACATTGATTAGTGAAActcaaaaacttttatattgaaaaatgtGACAAATCAAACATATGAGAGTTTAGCTCTTCAGATTATTTactgttttgagttttgtttttgaaggGATTGGGCTAAGGATGAAGCGAGAAGAGCAAGAGAACAAGCAAAAGTGCTAGAAGAAGCTAGAGGACGTTGGGAGAAGTATGGCCTAAAAGTGATTGTTGACAGCGACCTCCATGAACAGACAACAAAAACCGAATCTACTTGGCTGAACGCAGGAAAGCAAAATCATGTAGAAGGAACCATGAAAAGAGCTGGAAATCTGATTGctaagctgaagaagatggcGAAAGATGTAGGAGAGAAATCCAGAGAAGTAATTTACTTGATCATAGAGAAGATAAGCCTTCTGATATCAGCCTTAAAACAACAAGTTCATGGCATGGAGAACAAAGCCAAAGacctcaaaatcaaaactaagtCTAAAGCAGAGGAAGTGTGGAGACAAACGAGCTTGAGGGCTGATGAGATCAGAAATATCTCTATAGTGAAGGCTAAGGAGACTGTGGAAGAGTTTAAGGACAGAGTCGGTAAACTCGGCGAGAAATTCAAGTCGAAGTAGGTTTATGCGGTTTGGTTGAAGATTAAGATTTGTTAGATAAAGATGCAAAACAATGAACTGTCTTAAATTCCAAAACCGGAAAGCTATGAGCCCCAACTTAGATAGATGACTACACTGATTATATGATTGTGGTCTTCGCCAGTTTTTACTACTACCACCATTTAGTCTTTGAATCCATTCTACAAGCAATTGAAGAATAAATATGGTATTGGATCaacttcaaattttgaaacatgATAGGAAATTAAGTTGAGTCTcactaatttttcttaatatctgaccatatatttaaaattagttacCAAAACCTTGGCAGTAAATTTTTAGTTAGATATGATAAAAGATACtattgttttgattaaaaaaaggtAGAGATGATGAGATTTCTATGTTgaattcaaaacaataaaataaatattagcTAAGATATCACGAAGTGATAAAGATGAATCTTTGATTAAATCAcattaaaagttgaaaaacgATATCATAAGAGATTTTGTGTTCTCTATATGTAACGCTATCTGGCAACATTCTTTCTGCTTTCCAATAAGGTTCATGAAGAATGGGTAACACAATTTCGAATGCAACAACGTTATCATACGGTGAAACGACATGCTCAAATCCAACTTCTACGATTGCGAGCAGTTTCACGGAACATCCTCGCCTTCTTGCTATTCTGTCAAGATTGAGAATCTCGCACAACTTAACAATGAAAAATACCAATCTCGTCGTTTCACGGTAGGCGGGTATTACTGGTATGTAGCTATAATCTTGCTCTTATATATTACCATTTATGTTTTATGAGACATGTAACACATATAGACCATGATTTTACTATGTACACATTAGCTCCTGAAGGGTTAAATTAAATCTTCATCATAAGAAAAGAACATGAATCTTTCTTACTTTATGCAATAATATTtctgttaaaaagaaaacctgCAGGAAATTGATTATATATCCAAAAGGGAACGACGAGGACCATGGAAGTGGTTATATTTCAATGTACGTAGAAATAGACAGCACATCTGAAGTTTTTGCATATGTCAAGTTCTTCGTCTACAATAAGAAAGAACAAATGTACTTTACTATTCAAAGTTGTTGGTTTAAAACATATCTATAttattcaatatttatattaactaTATAAGACTTGTTCATTTGTCACATATGTCACGTTGAATTACTCCATTTTTTCTAATAGATACTGAAGTAAAGCGTTTCAATGCTTTAAGAATGGTATGGGGATTCTCTCAAATGCTTCCTCTCCACTTATtcgaaaatccaaaaaatggATATATATTCGACGGGCAAAAATGCGAGTTTGGTGTTGAAGTGATGGTTGTTCCACCCCTTACCAATTGGGAAGTGATGTCTTTTGATCAGAAACTCTCACCATCCACATTCTCCTGGAGTGCCAATGGTTTCTCCTTATTGACAGAGAATCTTTATGTGTCAAACAACTTTTCAGTTGGAGGAAGAGAATGGTGAGGCTAATAAGtcattgaatatatatacacgtcTATGTATGCTAAGTGTATACAAAATAATGTGACTTTTCTATAGGTGTTTGAAGATGTATCCAAAGGGAAGAGAGGCAGATGGCAAATGGTTGTCCTTATTTCTGCATATATATAGCTGATAGTGAAACCTTTTCGGAGGATGAGAAGATTTACGTGCATGCAGATCTCCGAGTATTATACCCACGTCCACATGTATACAACAATCACGTCACACAGAAACGTATAATTAACTTTGAAACACAATTTTCTATATTCTTGAATAAATCACTTAGTTGCTTTTTTCAAGTCTTAACTAAATTTTCAATACcttacatatatttatttttcttgcagTTAACGTCTGTTACAAGAAATCAACTCAAGGGTGGGGTTGCGAAGATTTTGCGGCTATAGCCATCGGGAGTGTAATTACTTGGACAATGACACTTTGACATTGGAGGTCGAATTTAAAGTTGTTTCTACAACCAAGTATTCTCACCCATGATCTAAGCTCTTCTTGTAGAATATCTACAATATTCCATATTCTACTACAAGTCTAGTAATCTACAATGCCTTGTTTCATACGATTTCTAGTAATTAGTTCCTTTTTAGTTAAATCAATTCTACAGTTTATGGTTCCGGATTCATTTCCTGCTAActaattatatcattttttataactaGTAATCATTGAAGCTTATAATTGAAATCTATAACTACAAAGCCTAGTGCACTTACGTCCAGAAAGCCAAAATAATTAGGCTTCCTATTaacacatatatttatatgtttcttaAGAACTTTTACGAAATTACCTGCATGtagttaaaataataaaatctaaactaattGTGAGCACAACAATAATCCGCCACGTCTTCTAAACCTCTTCCATTCAAAACTCTTCACTATCCGCCACGTGTCCCCTTCTTCACACTCTTTTTATCTTCCTCCACCTCTAAAACTTTCTCACCACATTTTCccgagaaaacaaaaaaaaaaaacttacaccAAAACGATGTCTGGAGGTGTCGGTCCAACGTACAACGACATAACCTTacccaaagaagaagaagaagaacatcaaACCCAATCCACCTCAACAGTATCATCCACCGGAAAACCCGCCGGATTCTTCTCATTCCGACAACTAAACATCCTCGCAATAATCATCGTTCTCTCCGCAAGTGGTCTCGTAACAATCCAAGATTTCATATTCACGATCCTCACTCtcatctacttcttcttcctctcgaAACTTATCTTCCCACCACACAACAATCCAAACCGTGACGCTCCTCTCACAAGCTccacaaacaaaatcttccGTATCTATGTTACAGCGGCGGGGATCGTCGGGCTTATCATTCCGATCTGTTACATCTTCGAAGGAATCGTTGAGGATGATAAGAACGGTGTTAGCGCAGCTGCACCGCACGTGTTTCTTTTAGCGAGTCAGATTTTTATGGAAGGATTAGCGACCATGTTTGGCTTCTCTGCTCCGGCGAGGATTCTTGTTCCGATTGTTTACAACGCCAGGAGGGTTTTGACTCTTGTGGAGTGGATTATGAGTGAGTTCTCGAGGGAGGATGTGACGGGGACGGTTTCTGCGCGGCGGATGTATGCCGGGAAAGTTTTGGCGGCGGCTAATTTAGGGATTTGGTCGTTTAATCTCTTTGGTGTTTTGATTCCGGTTTATCTACCCAGAGCGTTTAAGAGGTATTACGGTTCTGATAAGGAGGATTGAAATCCCGGTTTAGTTCCGGTTCCAATAAGGAGAGTCAAAACCCGGTTTAATTCCTTTGTGGTTCACAGCTCTTGTTGTTTTCCCTTTTTGTTCTGTATATTATTtcgatgttttcttttgaacaaTTCAGTTTATGTAGTAGTTCACAGTTGTATTAGATTTCTTACGATAATAACCGAATCTATGTTTCTGAAAgaacagaaatgaaaatgttttagtaATGATATAGAATAAGACCATTCACGATCTCAGttcaaacaatatatttgtatgaaacagtaaaacaagaaataaacaatttatatCAATGTAACAAGATTAGATGTAGGAGCTGATCCAAGAATATTCCAAAGTTTCCAACTACATGAGTACAGAAGTTAACTGcaaatcaaagctttaagcTTATTTATTCAGTGTGTATAAGTTGTTAGAACCCAAATCTCTTACCTTTTTTCACGATCCATGTTCAAGGTTTGTTACTTATAGGGTTTTATATCTCTGTCTTTGgtaatgaggaagaagaagaagagatgtcattttaatttggttaGCTGACTCCAGATCGTAACCCCGGGAAGAAACTCCAGCTGTTTCCTGCAACCTTCTCGATATTCTCGTCTTTCGTGTTGTCGAATTTAAATTCTTTGCTAGATCCAATCGATGAGGAACTCAGCTTCTGAATTCTATGCTGTTCGTTCTCTCTGTCTCCTGACCTTTTCTCtatgtttcttcttatgtCTGTTGATGAACTCTCCTCTGTTTCGATCCGGTCattgttgttcattctgtcGTGTGATCGATTTAGCTTGCTTGCAAGACAACGTGCAACGTCTTCACCTGTTAACTCAAACGAAACTCTGTGATCTGCTACCATGACTTCAGAGCCATGATCCGAATTTGCCAGTGAAGCGACCTCAGAGATCTGATTTTGAAGAGGCCATGTGGTATTGTTGGGTGTTAAGTTTCCAGATACTATCTCTGGACCATTTGGTGTCAGAGCGCCTGAAGCCAAACCTGAACCATGCCCAACAGGTGTGATCGATCCAGAACCGAACCTCGATCCCCATTTACGAGCTGTAAAGTGCTCAAAACCCAAGAACTTTGGAGGCTCGCCTATTCGAAACTCAACCATGGGTGATTTACCAGGGTAAGGAGAAGATGTACCAGAGTTTGAAATCACTGACCCGGGAGAGATTAGATTACCACCACCAGGACTCCCCGGACACACCTGATTAGACCGAAACTCATAGTGCGAAGACGAAAACTTTTGATTCATCCCACTAGTACTATCCCTCCGAGTTAGCTCCAACGAAGAAGTAAGCAACTGAGCAAAGGGCACTTCAGGTGAAGAAGGTGTAGTTATATGGACTGATGATTCAGGAGGTGGAGTATACGGTGCAGTAGATGGCTCAGTTATAAACGCAGAGAACACCGGAGGAGTGACTGGTTGAGTTTCATTAGCATAAGGTCCAACGGTAAAGACAGATTGAGGCTCCTTAGGCGAGAATGTATTGCTAGTAAGAGAAAGTGGACCAACAGGCGAGTGAGAAACCGATGAAGGATCCGATTGCAAAAACGAAGCTGGAGATGAAGGAGGAGCTATAAAGGGAAGAACAACAGTAGTTGAAGTAGCTGAGTTTTGAACAGTAACTACCGGAACTCCAGATGTAACCGGTTCAGGTACAAGCACAGCATTACCAATCCTTTTATTGTTCTTCTGAGTTCCAAAACATGAATATAAACTCCAACATTTTCCCCATCTTCCCTTCTGTACAaattaaacacacaaaattagaCTCATCTTGATCCCCTTTAGAGAGAACTGTTTCAACAAAACTTTCTCAAAGTAAAAGCTTTTGATAATAAAGTTAATCTTGTTTAGTTTCTAATAAGTAGCTAAACGTTTGTAATTCACTTTTGGAGAAATTTATACTATCCGTGGAAAATTAACCAAACATGAAATAGAAACGcttttaacctttttaatcATGGATGCTATTATGACTTGTAAAGCCAATCCacaaaaagattgaaaaagcAACAACGCatctttttacctttttgagACCACAATTGTAATCCAGAGAGAACAAATCAAAGTCGTGAAATCAAGAACTAAGCTCACCATTAGCTCTGATCTAGAATcgtaatcaaaatcaaaacaccaaaatcgCAAATTCAAATCACATTCACTACAGTTTCGTAACTATGAGCTAAATCAAAACAGCAAAATCgcgaaattcaaaactaagaACAGATCAAATTTTCAGAGCAATCATTCAAACAAAAGCTATAAATCTCGGAATCACGATCTAAATCAAGCAAGTAACAATACTGATCTATGagcagaagaaaaacacatttcaATCACGGAAAAtctggaagaagaagcttagtAGTTTACCTGAGAAGAAGACGGCTGTACTCGAGACTCGGCGGTGACGATGGCGGTAGCGGCGGCGTTAACAGTCTCAACGCTGTTATTAACAACGTTCCTCATCTTTCGAACTCAGATTCACACCGACTACAATAACATCCAGATTTGCTTGCTTACTACTACTCAGAAACCACCACTTGGATCTACTACGCAGAGAGATTTTCCCgagaaaatcaaatgagaaaaggataaataaatcaaataaaaagcgAAGAAGGTTTTGTATAATGATGGATCgaattctctctctctctctctcactcacacCGGTCGTTATCTAGTCCAGCTTTTCATTCAATTTCACCACGAGCTTTTGCCACGTCATCACATTTTAGATGGTTCATGGTTCCTTTCCTTCACACCACCACACGCGCTTCACTTAAAATAGTTATGCATCATTTGGGAGGGTAAATAACGGTTTGATCGGTTTGGTTCAATCCCTAGAAATgcagattcaatttttatctaCATACATAGTTACTAAAACTTGTTAAAGAAATTCTAATATATTGGTTGTGAACATATATTTGTCTCTGCATTGTGGGTTTTCTCAAATCAAagttccaaaaagaaaaagggtaaTATCTagaacttaattttttttggtatatatagaCTAGTATCGTAAAATACTAACGTTGGCCAATGTCTATATGtaggtgttttttttatagaataaTTATTGGTCTTCAAATGTACCTATAAAATGGATGATTCTATACTTGTtcaaaggaaagaagaaatatattagaCCATGGGGAAGAGTTGACCCATAGCCTTTATGTACGCATATGATATGGGGACCGATCAATAAGTGAGAGAGGTAATATAATAGAAGCCGCTTCATCATTGGAACTCCCATGTGACCTCCTCTCAAGTTTTGAGCatttctttaatctttttataacTAGAGTcacttttattaatttcttttgaatGTTCTTCTCTACTGTTGCTATACTATTCTCTAATTATTCACAAATAGTTATTATTAgtgttttcaatatattttgtatcCTTAACTTTGTAACTATTTATGCCCattaagtaaaacaaaataaaataattggaGAAAGGTTGGTAACAAGAAGAATTAAGAAGCACACGTGCGCAGACCATCTTGTTGTGTGTGATGGCTTTTTGAGCAAACCCTCGTGCGTGTGTGTGGCTGCCACTCCTTTACCtttcttttctacttttgttactttcttctttattaagTCTCTCTACAATGAAAACTAATtattactctttctttttacctttttagGATATGAACCATGTTGACATCAGTCAAAACTAAGAGTCTTCCCTAATTAATTATGTTGTTTAAGTTCAATACCACCAATCAATACATGAATCAAATTGGTTGTGTATCTTTATAATACTCAACTTGTTTGGTACTGTATCATTATCGAGTTAAGATTTCTAAAGaataactaaactaaaactttaaaagaagttgttgttgttgaaattTATCCCTATGATTCGACGTTTGAGGAAGAACTATAAACACAAATCTCACTTGTTACTCGATTCGATtgagaataaaagaaaacccGAAACAGAATGGAAAGAATACTATGATACTTGCACACTCCACTATGTTTAGAGAAAGTTTAtccaagagaaagagagcaaCCAAAGAACTCAGCTCAGGCCCAATAAATCAAGcccaaattaaatatcatacatttttaacgGCCCAATATTTCTGTGTTTGCGACTATCTCATTCAGATTTTCCAAAGGATAATTTagattttctctgttttatctttttgtgtgtgttgttatttcattttcaagcTCTGGACATTTGATTGGTGATGAAGCTGAGGGAGTGAATTTATGGCTTAAGATAGTCTTCAAAGCTACATACAAAACTATATTACAATTTCGAAGCTGCCCATGGCCATGGCGTTACAGAttatagcttcttcttcttcatcaccaacGATTACAAAATCTCACCTTTTCTCTTATCCTCCTCTGCAATCTCGTTATAAAGCTTCGAAACCTAACCTCTCCTCATGGTTTTCTCTTCTGGGTTCTTCTCGTTTCTCTCCTTACATTGGTTTAAAGCATTTGGGCATCTCAATCTCGCCGAAATCTTCAAACCCAGGTTTCGATTTCAGAGATATGATTGCTTCTTTACTTCTGGGTTTTTGTAAAGTTGTTTAATTTCTGAAGTTGGGTGGTTTTTTGTgtgcagagaagaagagaagatgtaAGAGTATGATGATTCGTGCGTCTCTGTTTGGTGTTGGAGCACCTGAGGCTTTGGTTATTGGTGTTGTTGCTTTGTTAGTCTTTGGTCCTAAAGGTCTTGCTGAGGTTAGTGTCTTTGTGTGTGTAAAATTTCTTGATGATTGATTTGGAATCATatctttttagggtttaagcaACTTATGAATTAGTACTGTTTAGTTTCTCTTATGAGAATTGGAGTATGGTGTATAGTTGAGGCTAGAGATAGATGACCTTTTGGCTTAATAGTGTTTGATTCTCTGTGGATTTAAAATCTTAACTTGGAGAAAGTTCGACGTCTATACGGAGCCATTTGAGAGTCTGAGTTTGGgaatgagaagagaaaagagctCAAGATATCACTGTTGCTTCTCCATATAGTCTTTTAGAGTTGTTTTAGCTCTTTGAAGAAGTGTTTTACTTGCTATGATCCGTGCAGGTAGCTCGGAATCTTGGAAAAACTCTGCGTACATTTCAGCCAACGATTAGAGAGCTACAGGTTTAATTTCTATCTCAAGACTTTCAGAAATTATGaggtttgtttgtatatgtTGTGCCtaactgtttttgtttgtttacatgtcttttgttttaggatgtttcaagagattttaaaagtacCCTTGAGCGTGAAATTGGCCTTGATGATATCTCAACGCCAAACGTGTACAACCAAAACAGAACGAATCCTGTTcaacctcctcctccaccaccaccaccatcagTTCCTAGCACTGAAGCTCCTGTGACTGCAAATGATCCCAGTGAGTGGTCTAACTATACTATGCGCGCATatgcttttgttcttcttcatctttcacCAAATTCACACTAAACAAAGTTAACAAAGATACTGTCATTTGGTTCTGGAAATATTAGATTCTATTTGCCAACAGAATAGGAAGCATGTGCTAGGCATTTGATTGAGACATATTAAAAAGTAGTTTGATTCCTCTAGATCATAAGCTCCTCAAGCATTGGCTAATCTGTAACCTACTGTCattgttttaatgttttctatATTCATCATATTCATGAAATGGAGTAGTGAACCTAAGCTAAGATGATTTCATTGAAATAAGCAGATGATTCACAATCACCAAAAGCTTACACATCCGAGGATTACCTCAAGTTCACTGAAGAGCAGCTAAAAGCTTTGTCTCCCGCTGAAAGCCAAACAGAGGATCAAACTCAGACTCAAGAACCGCCACAACCCACAACTGTACAAACACCTACCGGAGAAAGCCAGCCCAATGGTTAGCCTTGCTTCTGATCAGCAAATTAAGAActctctcatcatcttcaaagtTGTCTAAAACTCGGTTGTTGCAGGTACAGCGAGAGAAACAACAGCTGCATCTCCTCCAAGGCAAGATTGAAAGCACCAAAATATGACTTGTAGTGTTAAAAAGCATAAGCCTCTCTATACTGGGAAGCTGCTGAGGGAATTTTTTTGATCTGCCAAAAAGGACGAAGCTATTAGCTCTCAGGACATTCTCGCAAAGCTGTATGTGCATCTTGATAATATGTCTGTGTATTTATGTTACATTAGATTCTTTCTTAATGGTAATTGAGTTTATTAGGTCAAAGCTTggaaaataatgaaatgaGTATAAATTATTGGCTCTTGCTCTCATTTCATCAATATTCAGAGTTTAATCACTGGATCTAgaaatttcatgttttcttttattaccATTTCTCTTCCATATTGGTTAAAAATGATGAagtaaaatacattttttaaacTATCAATGACAATGATTGAGTGTCTTTGTTGTTAagaacaaaacacacacaatgGTTCTCAAAATACAACAACTGATCTGTCATCGACTGCAAAATCTTTCACACTTGAAGAAGACTCAATTCTGTTTGTAGCTTTCTTGGCCTATCCATTAAAATACACGAAGAAAAcattaatcataattaatctAAGATCCATGCATAGcttttataacaaaaagatatttacCTCTTCATCCCAATTTGTAAAAATAGTGACGAGGCCAAGACCAAAAACTTGAACAACGAGGGCACATATGATTCCAAGCCAAAGCCccttaaaatttaacattgtTGATATGTTTAACGTTGACATTATAAtcagttaaataaaaaaaaaaatctgattaaaTTGGGGTAGTTTCATTTACCCGACCACCAACGTGAAAGTGAAAAGCAAGTAACAATCCTGAAGGAACTCCAACAAGATAATATGAACCAAGATTAATGATTGCTCCTATCTTCTGCCATCCACATCCTCTAGCAACCCCTGATTAATTAACcggaaaaacaaacataaccGGACTTAACCAAGTTTTTCATGATTAGTGTATTTTTAATTGTCTTTACTTGcaagcaaagaaagaaaaagaacctGAGAGAACGCATTGAAGACTGTCTAGAAAATTTCCTAAGGCGAGAATTGGCATCATCGAGGCTACGTAGCTGACTACTTCTAGTTCACTACTATAAGCTAATCCCCATATATTCCTTATCAATATCAAGACTGATCCGATCACTATACTTTCTGCTACTGCAATGCAAATGACCACACGCACCGCAAGCTTAGCCACTTTCGGGTTACCCGCTCCTAATTCATTTGAGATCCTCGTGCTGCACCAATATTAAAGGAAAGTCAATGGTCTATCATGATTTTGATGTAAGGTTACATGATTCAAGTTATATAAGTTTACCTTGCAGCGCCACTTAGACCAAATGGGATCATCCACATTGTTCCTGATGTATTAAGGCTGCAAATAATTTCTGACTAAACTCAAGAACatgataaagaaaatacaCAATTATTCATATGCATTGTTCTAACCAGATTGAGAGAACAGAAGTTTCTAGAACCGGGTTTGGAAGAAGTCCTGATAAGAGAACTAAAAGTTCAAAGGACCACATCTCTAAGCTGCACTCAAACAACATTACATAAGAAATCAAGATAGCTAATTAAGAGATCCATGTATTTGTAAcattgattcatatatatgtattaccAGACCATAAGTGCAGAAGGAACAGCTAGTCTCAGAAAAGGGAGGATATCGCGTAGAGCCTCCTTAGAGAAACCGGTCCAAGTTAGTGAGCAAGAAGGCGAAAACTTGACGTAACAGAACAAGAGAACGACATTAAGCCAATACGAAATGGAGTTGGCAAGAGCAGCTCcttgaaaccctaaaccagATTTGAAAACCAAGACCCAACAAAGGAGGACATGTAGAGAAGTTGTTACTCCAGAGCAGAAAACCACAGGAAACACATTGTTTTGGGCCTGCAAGAACCTGTTAAAGCATTGAAGAAGACCGTAGGCGAAGATGCTTGGGATCATGAATTTTGCGTAGGAGCCAGCGAGTGTAGCAATGGATTTGTTTTGTCCAAAGAAGACGAGAAGGTGCTCTGTGTTAGCCCAAATGATGGAGAGAGGAATAGAAGCTAGTGTAAGAACAAACATAGCTCTTTGCATTTGTATTCCTAACATTCCGTACTTCTTTGCTCCGTACGCTTGGCCACAAAGCGTATCTAACGCACTTGCTGTTCCCATCTGTTCATGAGGAAAATGGAAAAGTGAATCAGTGTAGTTTCTTGCTTCACAAGTAAAAACGTACAAcccaatttttaaaactttcaattgaatattaaaatttggatttgttgaCATCGTTCAATGTTCGACAAGTGGTTTTCAAGTTCAAATAAGAGCCATAAGCAACTGCTTAAAgcattcatttttgtttatacaagaaaaacattttgattttgttattttggcGTTTTCACTTCTCGATCTGTCCATAAAATGGcaaaaatgtattttgttttcttgtcgCATGAGTGGCAGAAAAGATGCTTACGCAACTTGGATATTCAAATAAGGTGGCCTGATAACTGATAAAGTGATATGTCCATCATAGGTGAGgtgaataatatatatttctttctaatgatatataattaCTAATACATCTCTTTTTAGAgataaactaattaaagatttaaagcACTATATATTActtgcacacaaaaaaaaaaactctacatattaaaaaaatccaaaggTTTGCATATATGtataggaaaaaaatcaaaaaaaatgatattaattaCCAAATCAAGTTTCACATTCAGACATTTATTCCTAATATCCTAAATttggaagatttttttttggtaaattaaattaaagattaagATACATGGTTAAGAATAAATTGATATGGGAATATGTAATTTGtagaaagacagagagagtgAGGAAAAACTGACGAGGAAGCTGAAACCGGTGACGGAGGCGAAAGAGGTGGCGATGGATGCGGcggagagaggaagagagccAAGATGGCCAACGAACATGACGGAGATAACTTGTAGACAAAACTGAAGAAGACTCACGGCGATGAGTGGGCCTGAAAGCCATAGCtgcttcttcacttcttcctTGACACTACTTTTCTCTCCGATCAAAGGCCATGACAAATCACCCTCTCCTCTTTCTCTGTCGTccctcatttttttttgagaaatagCAAAGCTATGACAAAGTATCTTCCTATCTTTAAGGGCTTTGTGTTTGGTCcggtctctctcttctctctcgctTTGTCCCTATTGATGTGTGATTTGTGGTGTGTAGGGATTAgtacttttttattttgtcaactttATAAATAGAGTGAATCATTACTTGgctaataatgaaaaatcaaatggattttattccttttaaaatatttattggcAGTCGCATACAAGAGCGGGTTGAATCCAGAAAACATTGGCAAAtctattattaataaaatttaaaaatataggaatttgataaaatttcgttttattcggttcggttttctttgtaacactaaaattgcaaaaaaaaactatcatttcaattttataaaaaaaatttcaggTTTGTGTTCTATAACTTCAAAggtaa includes:
- a CDS encoding MATE efflux family protein (MATE efflux family protein; FUNCTIONS IN: antiporter activity, drug transmembrane transporter activity, transporter activity; INVOLVED IN: response to nematode; LOCATED IN: plasma membrane, membrane; EXPRESSED IN: 24 plant structures; EXPRESSED DURING: 15 growth stages; CONTAINS InterPro DOMAIN/s: MATE family transporter related protein (InterPro:IPR015521), Multi antimicrobial extrusion protein MatE (InterPro:IPR002528); BEST Arabidopsis thaliana protein match is: MATE efflux family protein (TAIR:AT2G34360.1); Has 1807 Blast hits to 1807 proteins in 277 species: Archae - 0; Bacteria - 0; Metazoa - 736; Fungi - 347; Plants - 385; Viruses - 0; Other Eukaryotes - 339 (source: NCBI BLink).) gives rise to the protein MRDDRERGEGDLSWPLIGEKSSVKEEVKKQLWLSGPLIAVSLLQFCLQVISVMFVGHLGSLPLSAASIATSFASVTGFSFLMGTASALDTLCGQAYGAKKYGMLGIQMQRAMFVLTLASIPLSIIWANTEHLLVFFGQNKSIATLAGSYAKFMIPSIFAYGLLQCFNRFLQAQNNVFPVVFCSGVTTSLHVLLCWVLVFKSGLGFQGAALANSISYWLNVVLLFCYVKFSPSCSLTWTGFSKEALRDILPFLRLAVPSALMVCLEMWSFELLVLLSGLLPNPVLETSVLSICLNTSGTMWMIPFGLSGAASTRISNELGAGNPKVAKLAVRVVICIAVAESIVIGSVLILIRNIWGLAYSSELEVVSYVASMMPILALGNFLDSLQCVLSGVARGCGWQKIGAIINLGSYYLVGVPSGLLLAFHFHVGGRGLWLGIICALVVQVFGLGLVTIFTNWDEEAKKATNRIESSSSVKDFAVDDRSVVVF
- the HCF106 gene encoding Bacterial sec-independent translocation protein mttA/Hcf106 (HIGH CHLOROPHYLL FLUORESCENCE 106 (HCF106); FUNCTIONS IN: proton motive force dependent protein transmembrane transporter activity; INVOLVED IN: protein import into chloroplast thylakoid membrane; LOCATED IN: thylakoid, chloroplast thylakoid membrane, chloroplast; EXPRESSED IN: 22 plant structures; EXPRESSED DURING: 13 growth stages; CONTAINS InterPro DOMAIN/s: Bacterial sec-independent translocation protein mttA/Hcf106 (InterPro:IPR003369), Twin-arginine translocation protein TatA/E (InterPro:IPR006312); BEST Arabidopsis thaliana protein match is: Bacterial sec-independent translocation protein mttA/Hcf106 (TAIR:AT5G28750.1); Has 1807 Blast hits to 1807 proteins in 277 species: Archae - 0; Bacteria - 0; Metazoa - 736; Fungi - 347; Plants - 385; Viruses - 0; Other Eukaryotes - 339 (source: NCBI BLink).), with amino-acid sequence MAMALQIIASSSSSPTITKSHLFSYPPLQSRYKASKPNLSSWFSLLGSSRFSPYIGLKHLGISISPKSSNPEKKRRCKSMMIRASLFGVGAPEALVIGVVALLVFGPKGLAEVARNLGKTLRTFQPTIRELQDVSRDFKSTLEREIGLDDISTPNVYNQNRTNPVQPPPPPPPPSVPSTEAPVTANDPNDSQSPKAYTSEDYLKFTEEQLKALSPAESQTEDQTQTQEPPQPTTVQTPTGESQPNGTARETTAASPPRQD